The Toxorhynchites rutilus septentrionalis strain SRP chromosome 3, ASM2978413v1, whole genome shotgun sequence genome includes a region encoding these proteins:
- the LOC129774388 gene encoding protein fem-1 homolog C-like, whose translation MSNLEHLGVALLRQIRYDLFQEVSSRTGPFSRSLRSRLRRLPRYVRKELVDTEYEGCSSLFIACREGNIDMVEFLIMECDANIEQRGTITYHMDETDGKLEDYTVHNVTLLCCASESGNLQIVQYLVRLGCDVNASSDTGSTPLRASCSILNAEIVQYLIENGADIHKPSSNGGTCLIDAIKSAPLCQYLISKGADVNERDAYENTALHYAVTCWSFEMVRVLLDHGADPFAKSRFGDDTLQLACIVGSQDIVEYLLSRINYSRERRAEAYMLLGSSLIHLHHGVQEVVHHWRLALNARIDGPKHIQNKSRIQPRLAFGNMVEFTTHAELDAIAWDVDALRMQGLVIQERILGIDHEFTLHRLMERGEFYKASRQYQACIELWVLTLQVRIRKHTILDSDTCKSARAIVKLMVNLLTSNELMMPKFKDVYATFQLLTANITEIQQLLSVQPADRTQQLNYECILRCLIHLMYLLLSVAKSKIEHLLIRSSVHSLLRQNIRSVSEETLLHLSVSNTSVMKSKYFNDEEGEKRLFSNLPVTKLLLEFGAQVNAYNDTKSTPLLLASMPYNYEKEVVRTLIAYGAHLDTPNMFGDRPSSLLMKSSADDFPHGEHISLKCLCANIIIESDIPYHNNIPRALEEFVRTHEICPVVKNTIR comes from the coding sequence ATGAGTAACCTCGAGCATCTGGGTGTTGCACTGTTGAGACAGATTCGTTATGACTTGTTCCAAGAGGTTAGCTCACGTACCGGACCCTTCTCCAGGAGCCTTCGGAGTCGCCTAAGACGCTTACCCAGATATGTACGAAAGGAACTGGTAGATACGGAATACGAAGGCTGTTCGTCCCTATTCATCGCCTGTCGCGAAGGTAACATTGATATGGTTGAGTTTTTGATAATGGAGTGTGATGCCAACATCGAGCAACGAGGGACTATAACCTATCACATGGATGAGACCGATGGAAAGTTGGAGGATTATACGGTACACAACGTTACTCTACTATGCTGTGCCAGCGAATCGGGTAATCTTCAAATCGTGCAATATCTCGTCAGGCTGGGTTGCGATGTAAATGCTTCGTCCGACACCGGTTCAACGCCCCTGAGAGCTAGCTGCTCGATATTGAACGCAGAAATTGTTCAATATTTAATTGAAAACGGAGCGGACATTCATAAGCCAAGTTCCAATGGAGGAACCTGTCTAATCGATGCTATTAAATCAGCTCCATTGTGCCAATATCTCATCAGCAAAGGAGCTGACGTGAATGAACGCGATGCATACGAGAATACTGCCTTGCATTATGCAGTGACGTGTTGGAGTTTCGAAATGGTTCGAGTTCTGTTGGATCATGGTGCCGATCCTTTCGCTAAAAGCCGTTTCGGGGATGACACTCTACAGCTAGCATGCATTGTCGGGTCACAAGACATAGTGGAATATCTTTTGAGCCGAATAAATTACTCGCGAGAAAGACGGGCCGAAGCCTATATGCTGTTAGGGTCATCGTTAATACATTTACATCATGGCGTACAAGAAGTTGTTCACCACTGGCGGTTGGCTCTTAATGCTCGAATAGATGGACCCAAACACATCCAAAACAAATCCCGAATCCAGCCACGACTCGCCTTCGGAAATATGGTTGAGTTCACTACTCATGCCGAATTGGACGCAATCGCCTGGGATGTGGATGCATTAAGAATGCAGGGTTTGGTGATACAAGAAAGGATATTGGGCATCGACCATGAGTTCACTCTACATAGGCTAATGGAACGAGGTGAGTTCTATAAAGCTTCCAGACAGTACCAAGCTTGTATAGAGCTATGGGTGTTAACACTGCAAGTTCGAATTCGCAAGCATACTATATTGGACAGCGATACCTGCAAATCAGCACGAGCCATTGTAAAGTTGATGGTGAATTTATTAACAAGCAACGAGCTCATGATGCCAAAGTTCAAAGATGTCTATGCCACGTTCCAGCTTTTGACAGCGAACATCACTGAGATTCAGCAGTTGCTCAGTGTCCAACCGGCCGATAGAACCCAGCAGCTAAACTACGAATGTATACTCCGTTGTCTAATTCATCTGATGTACCTCCTGCTTTCTGTGGCCAAAAGCAAGATAGAACATCTACTGATCAGAAGCTCCGTTCATAGTCTGCTCCGTCAGAATATACGAAGTGTATCCGAGGAAACGCTGTTGCATCTGTCCGTATCGAAcacaagtgtgatgaaaagtaaaTATTTCAACGACGAGGAAGGTGAGAAACGGTTATTCTCCAATCTACCCGTCACGAAGTTGCTGTTGGAGTTTGGAGCGCAGGTCAATGCGTACAATGATACGAAATCCACGCCACTGCTTCTCGCTTCCATGCCATACAATTATGAGAAGGAGGTGGTCCGAACACTAATCGCATATGGCGCCCATCTGGATACTCCGAACATGTTTGGCGACCGACCTTCTTCACTACTCATGAAGAGTTCGGCGGATGATTTTCCTCATGGTGAACACATTTCACTGAAGTGTCTGTGCGCTAACATCATCATTGAGTCGGACATTCCCTATCACAATAACATTCCCCGTGCGCTGGAGGAGTTTGTTCGGACACACGAAATATGTCCAGTTGTAAAAAATACAATTCGATAA
- the LOC129774389 gene encoding protein fem-1 homolog C-like has translation MNANAHEHELGDPKVLKQISCDLYREASSARGPLSRRLRRRIRRLPKHVRREVANAKHGGCSSLFIACREGNLEIVDYLLRVCDADIEQRGILTYPPDEEDELPEMNTINNVTLLWCACVSGHLLLATYLVMEGCDANAPSDTGSTPVRAACAISNIKMVKLLVEYGADIHKPTSNGTTCLIDAIESVPLCSYLISLGADVNERDSYGNTALHYAVESKTRNIEMVQLLLNHGADPFARKSSGDDALQLACIVGSVQIVDYLLSSVNYSQERKADAHMLLGSTLIYYQHNVENVLHRLRLAYEIRMGGGNSIRNRPSIPPRVAYGNMVEFTTIAEFEGIAHDVIALTMQGMVIQETILGVDHEYILHRLMIRGYFYKESRQFQMCLDLWMLALQVRIRKHTILDSETCDSARAVVKLMMYLVVENEPDMLQFKDVYETFQFLTSDLTESHQLLSIEPADQIQQKNYDCILHCLILLMYFLLTVANSEDEHRLIKSSVQELVRKDIRSVADGTLLHLSVSNTSVLRSKFFSHDREEDDLFSNLFVTKLLLECGAQVNTYDNTKSTPLLLASKRYYYEKEIVHTLIAHGAHLDSTNVFGERPSWLLKRSLGNGILPNEPASLKCLCANVITASGIPYRNKIPNALAQFVWVHDTCVKRL, from the coding sequence ATGAATGCGAACGCACACGAACACGAACTGGGTGATCCCAAAGTACTGAAGCAAATTAGTTGTGACTTATATCGTGAAGCTAGCTCAGCTCGTGGACCTCTGTCCCGGCGTCTTCGCAGACGAATTCGTCGCTTACCTAAGCATGTACGAAGGGAGGTGGCTAACGCTAAACATGGTGGTTGTTCGTCGCTGTTCATCGCCTGTCGCGAAGGCAACTTAGAAATAGTTGACTACCTATTAAGGGTGTGTGATGCCGACATCGAGCAAAGAGGAATCCTTACATATCCCCCGGATGAGGAAGATGAATTGCCTGAGATGAATACGATTAACAATGTTACTCTACTGTGGTgtgcttgcgtttcaggtcatCTTTTACTAGCGACATACCTTGTCATGGAGGGTTGCGATGCAAATGCTCCCTCTGACACCGGCTCAACGCCTGTGAGAGCTGCCTGCGCAATATCAAACATCAAAATGGTTAAGTTGTTAGTTGAGTACGGAGCGGATATCCACAAGCCAACTTCCAACGGTACAACCTGTCTCATCGACGCTATAGAATCTGTCCCATTATGCAGCTATCTAATAAGCTTAGGCGCTGACGTAAATGAACGCGATTCGTATGGCAACACTGCTCTGCACTATGCGGTTGAGAGCAAAACTCGTAATATCGAAATGGTTCAATTACTGTTGAATCATGGAGCCGATCCGTTCGCTAGAAAAAGTTCCGGGGATGACGCACTGCAGCTAGCATGCATTGTGGGATCTGTACAAATAGTGGATTATCTTTTGAGCAGCGTAAATTACTCACAAGAAAGAAAGGCCGATGCTCATATGCTGTTGGGTTCAACGTTAATCTATTATCAACACAACGTGGAAAATGTATTACACCGCTTGCGGTTGGCTTATGAAATTCGAATGGGTGGAGGAAATTCCATTCGAAACAGACCATCAATCCCGCCAAGAGTCGCCTATGGAAATATGGTTGAGTTTACTACTATTGCCGAATTTGAAGGAATCGCCCATGATGTGATTGCATTGACAATGCAGGGTATGGTCATTCAAGAGACGATATTGGGAGTCGACCATGAGTACATACTACATAGACTAATGATACGAGGATATTTCTACAAAGAATCTAGACAGTTCCAGATGTGTTTAGACCTATGGATGCTTGCGTTGCAAGTGCGAATTCGGAAGCATACCATATTGGACAGTGAAACGTGTGATTCAGCTCGGGCCGTCGTGAAgttgatgatgtatttggtaGTTGAAAATGAGCCCGATATGCTACAAttcaaagatgtctacgagacgTTCCAGTTTTTGACATCGGACCTCACTGAGAGCCACCAGTTGCTCAGTATTGAGCCGGCTGATCAAATCCAACAGAAAAATTACGATTGTATACTCCATTGCCTGATACTTCTGATGTACTTTCTACTTACCGTTGCCAATAGCGAGGATGAACACCGTTTGATCAAAAGCTCTGTTCAAGAGCTTGTCCGTAAGGATATTCGTAGTGTAGCCGACGGAACACTGCTTCATCTGTCAGTATCGAACACATCAGTGCTACGCAGTAAATTCTTCTCACATGACCGTGAAGAAGACGACTTATTTTCCAACTTATTCGTCACAAAGTTGCTGTTGGAATGTGGAGCCCAGGTCAATACGTACGATAATACAAAATCTACGCCACTGCTTCTGGCTTCCAAGCGATACTATTATGAGAAAGAGATAGTGCACACTCTGATCGCGCATGGTGCCCATCTGGATTCTACGAATGTGTTCGGCGAGCGTCCTTCGTGGCTACTTAAGCGGAGTCTGGGGAATGGTATTCTTCCGAATGAACCCGCTTCCCTAAAATGCCTCTGCGCTAACGTCATCACCGCGTCAGGCATTCCCTATCGGAACAAAATTCCCAATGCACTGGCACAGTTTGTTTGGGTGCACGATACATGTGTTAAGCGATTGTAA